One window of the Rosa rugosa chromosome 3, drRosRugo1.1, whole genome shotgun sequence genome contains the following:
- the LOC133737283 gene encoding uncharacterized protein LOC133737283: protein MEVTHSLNRFYFHVTPLDAQLNEYHKEPSPVQLFIKFDYYVKHKYFNVSQDHRTRTLIHRSEERTEAVHQSDLCQLDQSHMNNDSYKNCLFYILSELGIDENNHSAIVNEITDWGRIIDKLEYNKDRKILSLWVYIASEHITFRCERCLMERESLIKKKLKRVRVVKDNEIECDDDNAGDDEEDCEERNSRCTVRESEICSICMEEFAVLDDVFCTPCWHMFHDKCIVRWLGEKLHCPLCRFQMPIEHRDCRGQN from the coding sequence ATGGAAGTAACTCACTCACTCAATCGCTTCTACTTTCACGTCACTCCCCTTGATGCACAACTCAACGAATATCACAAAGAACCTTCACCGGTTCAACTTTTTATCAAGTTTGACTACTACGTCAAACACAAATACTTCAATGTCTCACAAGATCATAGAACCCGAACCCTCATTCACCGATCGGAAGAGAGAACTGAAGCGGTGCACCAATCTGATTTGTGCCAGTTAGATCAGAGCCACATGAACAACGACTCGTATAAGAACTGTCTTTTTTACATTCTTTCTGAACTTGGAATCGACGAAAATAATCACAGTGCAATAGTCAATGAGATTACAGACTGGGGTCGCATAATTGACAAGTTAGAGTACAACAAGGATCGAAAAATACTGAGCTTGTGGGTTTATATTGCGAGTGAGCATATAACCTTCCGCTGCGAAAGGTGTTTGATGGAAAGAGAGTCATTGATTAAAAAGAAGCTAAAGAGAGTTAGAGTGGTAAAAGATAATGAGATAGAATGTGATGATGATAATGCGGGCGACGATGAGGAGGACTGTGAAGAAAGAAACAGCCGATGTACAGTTCGCGAGAGTGAGATTTGCAGTATTTGTATGGAAGAGTTTGCAGTGTTAGATGATGTCTTTTGCACGCCTTGTTGGCATATGTTTCATGACAAATGCATAGTACGATGGCTGGGAGAGAAGCTCCATTGCCCTCTTTGCCGCTTCCAGATGCCTATTGAACATAGAGACTGCAGGGGGCAAAACTAG